A single genomic interval of Caretta caretta isolate rCarCar2 chromosome 23, rCarCar1.hap1, whole genome shotgun sequence harbors:
- the CCNP gene encoding cyclin-P gives MAGGPDGGLPGGGQPLLCVPGALAEELMQALVSLGMALEREYALDIFTSMMRKQSSYIFRSWEVPRTVTAEMRALIVDWLVQVHEYLGLADDTLYLAVYLMNAYMKVARVRVPALQLLGVTCLFVACKVEECTFPEPAELCFMTEDSFSRRELLRMERKVLSRLNFQLHFTSPLHLLRLLAALGHCGPKVHHLAMYFMELCLMEADCVAFEPAQLAAAALGLAQRVLQEAGAGGLGTRPEGSTQLCLYSEEALGAVHCSMARAALRAGGSTLQAVFLKYSRPQKLGASTSPAIATSDYLARCRSQAP, from the exons aTGGCTG GGGGCCCTGACGGGGGGCTGCCCGGGGGgggccagcccctgctctgcgTGCCCGGGGCGCTGGCCGAGGAGCTGATGCAGGCGCTGGTGAGCCTGGGCATGGCCCTGGAGCGGGAATACGCCTTGGACATCTTCACCAGCATGATG AGGAAACAATCCAGCTACATCTTCCGGAGCTGGGAGGTGCCACGCACCGTGACGGCCGAGATGCGGGCGCTCATCGTCGACTGGCTCGTGCAGGTGCAC GAGTACCTGGGCCTGGCGGACGACACGCTCTACCTGGCCGTCTACCTGATGAACGCCTACATGAAGGTGGCGCGAGTGAGGGTCCcggccctgcagctgctgggtgTCACCTGTCTCTTCGTGGCCTGCAAAGTGGAGGAGTGCACCTTCCCCGAG CCGGCCGAGCTCTGCTTCATGACCGAGGACTCGTTCAGCCGCCGGGAGCTGCTGCGCATGGAGCGCAAGGTCCTGTCCCGCCTCAACTTCCAGCTGCATTTCACCAGCCCCCTGCACCTGCTGCGGCTGCTGGCGGCCCTGGGCCACTGTGGCCCGAAG GTCCATCACCTGGCCATGTACTTCATGGAGCTATGTCTGATGGAGGCAGACTGTGTGGCGTTTGAGCCGGCCCAGCTGGCTGCGGCTGCCCTGGGCCTGGCACAGCGGGTGCTGCAGGAGGCGGGCGCCGGGGGCTTGGGCACCAGGCCGGAGGGCTCCACGCAGCTCTGCCTCTACAG CGAAGAGGCGCTCGGTGCTGTACATTGCTCCATGGCCAGGGCCGCGCTCCGGGCCGGCGGCTCCACCCTCCAGGCCGTGTTCCTGAAATACTCGCGCCCCCAGAAGCTGGGGGCCAGCACCAGCCCGGCCATCGCCACCTCCGACTACCTCGCCCGCTGCCGGAGCCAGGCACCCTGA